The genome window CGGAGCGAAGATCGATGAGATGATGCGGGCCACGAGGTTGAGCAGCATCACGATGACGATGAGGATCAGGGCCGCGGACCAGGCGTTCTGGTAGCCCTGCGGGGTAGCCGTCGAGTACTGGGTCATGATGAAGACCGGCAGGGTCATCATGCGGCCGTCGAAGAGGTTCCAGTTGACCTGCTCGAGTGTGCCGACCGCCACCAGGAGCGGCGCGGTCTCGCCGATGACACGCGAGATCGCGAGCACGATGCCGGTCACGATGCCGGCGAACGCCGTGGGGATGACGACCTTGGTGATCGTCCGCCACTTCGGCACACCGAGGGCGTACGACGCCTCCCGCAGGTCCGCCGGGACGAGCCGCATCATCTCCTCGGCCGAGCGGACGACCGTCGGGATCATGAGCAGCGACAGCGCGATCGAGCCCATCAGGCCCATCCGCGTGCCGACACCGAAGACCAGCGAGAAGAGCGCCAGCGCGAAGAGACCGGCGACGATCGACGGGATGCCCGTCATGACGTCGACGAGGAACGTGATGATCCGGCCGATCCGGTTCCTGCCGGCGTACTCGGTCAGGTAGATGGCGGTGAAGAGACCGATCGGCACCGAGATCACGATCGCGCCGAGCGTGACCATGAGCGAGCCGATCAGGGCGTGATAGAGACCGCCGCCCACCTCGAGCTTGCCCGTCTCGGGGTTGAGCCGCTGCACCATGTCGTGCGTCAGCAGGTCGGTGTTGACGCCGGGGACGCCGTTCTTGATCACCGTGTAGAGCAACCAGATCAGCGGCACCAGGGCGACCAGGAAGGCCGCCCAGATGACGGCGGTGACGAAGCGGTCCATGGCGGCGCGGCGGTTCTCGACGATGCCTGCCCACAGCGGGATCACGACCAGCGTGATCAGGCCGCCGATGAGGACGAAGGGCACCGGGCCCCAGCCGAGGAGCAGCGCCAGCAGGCCGGCCACCGCGAAGGAGGCGATCAGCGCGAGCCAGATGGCGTACGCCGGCAGCCGGGCGCCGCCCAGCGTGGCGGTCGGGGAGAGCTGCGAGGTCGTCATCGGGCATCCCTCCGCGAGGCGATGAAGCGGGCGGAGAAGTTCACGAGGAAGGTGAAGAGGAAGAGCACGAGACCGGTGGCGAGCAGCACGGTCTGGATGCGGTTGTCCTCGGCCTTGTAGTTCGCCGCGATGTTGGAGGCGATCGTCGCCGGGTTGGTCGAGGAGATGAGGTTGAGCGTCACGATCGGCGTCGCCGACAGGACCATCGCCACGGCCATCGTCTCGCCGAGTGCGCGGCCCAGGCCCAGCATCACGGCGGCGATCATGCCGGAGCGGGCGTTTGGGAAGACCGCGAGCCGGATCGTCTCCCAACGGGTCGCGCCGAGCGCGAGCGCCGCCTCCTCGTTGAGGCGCGGCGTCTGCAGGAAGACCTCACGGCTGATCGCGGTGATGATCGGGATGCACATGATCGCCAGCACGATGCCGGCGACGAGGATGGTGCGGCCCGTCGACGAGGCCGGGCCCTTGAAGAACGGCAGCCAGCCGGCGTGGTCGTCGAGCCAGCGCTGCACGGGCTGTGAGGAGACCGCGAGCGAGCGGGCTCCCCACAGGCCGAAGACGACCGACGGCACGGCGGCCAGCAGGTCGATGATGTAGGCGACAGGAGTCGCGATCCGCTTCGGCGCGTAGTGCGTGATGAAGAGCGCCAGGGCGAAGGAGAACGGCACCGCGATCACCAGCGCGATCAGCGCCGCGAGCGTGGTGCCGAACAGGAGCCGGCCGACGTACCCCCACGCGTTCGTGGAGGACGGACCATAGACCTCGGAATCGGCCGCGAAGCCGGGAAGACCCTTGATGGCAAGGAAGATGAAGACCGCTGCCAGGGTGACGAGGATGGTCAGGCCGGAGGCAAGGGCGACACGGGAGAAGACCCGGTCGCCCTTGCCGTAGGACCCGCCAGCCGTCAGCTCGGTGGAGTCAACGGTTGGCGCGGTGGTCACTTCGCAGCGATCTTCTCGAGGATCGCGTTGGCCTTGTCAGCCACGTCCGACGGGAGCGGAGCCGAGAGGGCGTTGGCCGCAGCCGCCTTCTGACCCGTCTCGGAGACGACGAACTCGCCGAAGCCCTTGACGATGTCGGCGGTGGCCTTGTCGTCGTACGTCGGGCAGGCGATCAGGTAGGACACCAGGAAGACCGGGTAGACCGACGCGTCGGTGCCGTCACGCTTGATGTCGTAGACGAGCTGCGAGTCGGCGCCGTCGACGACGGTCGACGCGGCGAGACCGGCGGCAGCCCCGTCGGCCGACGGGGCGACGAAGGAGTCGCCGACCTTGACCGAGACCTTGCCGAGCTTGGTGGAGGCCACGGCGGAGTCGTCGGCGTAGCCGATGGTGCCCTCGCCGTCCTGGATGGCGCCGACGACACCGGAGGTGCCCTCAGCGGCCTCACCGGTCTGGACGGGCCAGTCGCTGCTGTGCTCGGTCTTCCAGGCACCGCCCGACGCCTTGAACAGGTAGTCGGTGAAGTTGTCGGTGGTGCCCGAGGAGTCGCTGCGGTGCACCGGCGAGATGGCGGTGGCCGGAAGCTTGGCGTCAGGGTTCAGCGCGGTGATCGCCGGGTCGTTCCACGTCTTGATCTGGCCGGCGAAGATCTTCGCGATCGTCGAGGCGTCGAGGTTGAGCGTGGAGATGCCCGTGAGGTTGAACGCGATGTCGATCGGGGACACGAAGACCGGGACCTCGATCGGGTCCGAGCCGCCGCACGCGGCGGTGGCCTTGGACATGTCCTCGTCCGGGATCGCGGAGTCGGAACCGGCGAACTTGTAGGCGCCGGAGTAGAAGTTGTCGCGACCCGTGCCGGAACCGACCGGGTCGTACGTGATCGTCACGTCGGGGTTGTCGGCACCGAAGCCGGCACGCCAGGCCTCCTGGGCCTTCTCCTGCGCGGACGAGCCACCAGCGGCGACCGTGCCCGAGAGGCCCGACGAGCCGGAACCCGAGTCACCGGCGGAATCGCCGTCGGAGGAGCCGCAGGCGGCGAGGCTGGCAACGGCCGCGAGGGCGGCGACGCCGGGGATGAGCACCCGGCGGAGGGAAGTGGTGGTCACTTCGGGACTCCTAGATCTTTCGAGGTTGTCGCGGCTGACCGTAGGTAGCCGAGATGACCTCACGGAAGGCCAAGGTGAACGGGAGGTGTACCGGGCATGCCGTCTCAGTAACGGCGAGCGGGAGGCGCGGCGAAGCTCACGTGAACAAGGCAGCCGGGACCTTGACTCACAGCCGCTCGGTGGCGCATACAACGCCTTTTCGGAGGTGTACGACGACGACCTCCCCCTTCTCCAGGCCGGGATCCTTCATCCCCAGAGCACGGAAGACCTCGGGGAGGACGGGCCGGTGGCTGCAGACCGCCACGGGCCTCCGGCCCGGCAGCGTCGCGACCAGCTGGTGGATCGCGGTGGGGTCCTCGAGCTCCTCAGTCAGCGCGGATTCGCGCTCCATCGGGAGGTCGGCAGCGCCGGCGTAGGGCGCGAAGGTCTCCACGCAACGCGTGCTGGGGCTCGTGACGAGTCGGGCGACGCCGTACGCCTCGAGGACGGCGACGAGCTGGGCGGCCTGGACGCGGCCGGTCGCGAGCAGGGGTCGGAGCCGGTCGTCCCCGTGCCAGGTCCGGCGCGCACGGGAGAGCGCATGCCGGACGACGATCACGGTCTCGGTGCGCTTGGGCTGCACGAGCGCCTCGCTCAGGGTGGCGCGGTCGTGCGGATAGGTGAGCCGGCGTCGCGCCTTGTCGACGGGGACCCAGGCGACCTCGTCGATCTCGTCGTTGGGCACGTAGTCGTCGATGTCGACGACGTTGTCGGGGCGGACGCGGCCGATCCAGTAGAAGACCTGCTTCATCCCCCGGCTCGTGCGATAGCGCTGGGAGGCGAGGGGGCGCGCCAGTCGGATCCGGAGCCCGGTCTCCTCCTCGACTTCGCGCACCGCGGCGGCCACCGCGAGCTCGCCACGGTCGCGCTTGCCCTTGGGGAAGGACCAGTCGTCGTACCGCGGGCGGTGCACCAACAGCACCTCGCCACCCTTGCTGCCGGGGCGGAACACGACCGCACCGGCCGCGATGATGTCCGTCTTCCGCAGCGTCACCCCAATAGTGTGTCTGATCATGCTCAGGACTGTGGAGGCGCGGCGCCGGCTGGCGGTCGTCGTGGCCGCGGTCGTCGTGCTGCTGCTGATCTGGGGCGGCGCCTCGTGGTGGAGTGCCGCGCACCGCTCGCAGCTCGTGCGCGGCCTGTCGCTGGTGCCGGGCGATGCGCAGCGCGTCTCCTGGACCGACTGGTCCGCCGTCACCGACTCCGTCGGCACCAAGGGCGGCACGGAGGGGGTCCTGTCGCGTGCGTACGACGCCGACCTCTCCGCCGTCTCGGCGCTGACTACCTCGGCGCCGGCCCTCGACAAGCTCGGCCTGCCGCTCACCGACGTCGACTGGGAGCTCTTCGCCCAGGCCGACGACGGCGCGGTCGAGCTCCTCCACCTCGCCGACGCCTCGCGCTGGGAGTCGCGCCTGGCACAGGCCGGGTGGACGAAGTCCGGAGGCGTGTACGACGGCTCCAACGTCGTTCCCGACCTGGACCTCACGCCCGAGCTCACCTACGTGACGCGACGCGGTGACGTGTTGGTCGCCAGCGACAACCCCGACTACGCGGTGAAGGTCGCCGACCAGGACTTCATCCCGCCCTCGGCCTCCATGGTCGAGGCCGCGAAGGGCCTCGACTCCCCGGTCGCCGGCGTCGTCTTCAGCGGCGACTACACCTGCGGCCACCTCGCGATGAGCCAGGCCGACGACGTCGACCAGGCCCAGGCACGCGTGCTGCTCAAGGCCGCCGGGACCGTCGATCCGATCGACGCCTTCGCGTTCGCCTATGCACCCGACGGGGACGCGCGGGTCTCGATGGAGTTCGAGAACGACGACGTCGCCAAGCACAACGCCGACGCCCGTGCCACGCTCGCCTCAGGGGATGCGCCCGGACAGGGCGGCAGCTTCCGCGACCGCTTCACGCTCGGCCGGGTCGAGGCGCACGGCTCCCGCGTCACCATGGACCTGAAGCCGAAGAAGGGCCAGTCGGTCCTGTCCGACCTCTCCAGCGGCCCCGTGTTGTGGGCGTCGTGCTGAGGTCAGCGCGCGAGCCCCAGGATCTCGTCGATCTCGCTCTGGGACAGGTGCTCGTCGGTCTCTGAGGCGGCCACGATCAGGTTGGTGGTGAGCTCCACCTCATGCATCAACTCAGTGTCCTCGAGCGAGGAGTCGAACGACTCGGTCACGGGGACCTGTCTACCCCATTCCGACGGTGCGCAAACACCGAACGGAGGGACAACAGGAGGAAATGCCAAAGGCCGGTGCCCCCGTGGGGACACCGGCCTTCGTCGTCTCAGATGAGATCAGAGGGCGCGAACGTTCTCCGCCTGCGGACCCTTCGGGCCCTGCGTGACGTCGAACTCGACCTTCTGGTTCTCGTCGAGGGACTTGTAGCCATTGGTCTGGATGGCCGAGTAGTGCACGAAGACGTCGTCGCCGCCGTCCTCCTGCGCAATGAAGCCGAAGCCCTTCTCAGCGTTGAACCACTTAACGGTGCCCTGAGCCATGTGCTCTGTTCTCCTTCGTTTGGGCGAGAGACTGCCAGCTTCGGCAGCCTCACAACTCATGCTGCCTTCGCCAAACGACGGAACTGCACCTGTTGCATGAACGACCCTACCAATGTCGACCCGAATGCAAACCATCCCGGCGAAGGAAATTCACGACGACCGCGTGAAGGTTCTGCAACAGACGTGTGACGGAACGTTCCGCGCACGTCCGCGAGCCACCTCAGTCGCGCGAGTCCTCCGAGTAATCCGACCAGACGCCGTAGTCGACGTCCTGCTCGCTCTCTACAGGATGCTCACTTCCGCCGTGCAACTCGCGCGCCAAGGCACCGAAGTCGGTGTCCTGAGTGCGGTACTTGAGGTCGCGTGCGACCTTCGTCTGCTTGGCTTTCGCTCGGCCGCGCCCCATAGGGTCAGCCCCCTCGCACGTAGGCCGGGGCCACAGGCTCCCGGACGATCACAGTATTTTCGTGAGGCCCACGGTACCTGTTCGGATGCCACCAACGCACACCGACGTCCGAATCTGTGTTCGCCTCTGGCGAAAGTAACGCTCGAACGTGTTCTACATCACAAAGAACTACCAGCCGGCGTGCTGGCCGGTGAGCGTCACGCGGCCCTCGAGGCCGTTCGAGGCCGTCGTGACCTCGCCCGCGACCCAGGCGTCGATACCGCTCTCCTTGAGTACGCCGAGCGCCTGCTCGACCGCCTCGGGCGCGGTCAGCGCGACCATGCCGACACCCATGTTGAGCGTCGCCTCGATGTCCGGCTGCGGCACGTCGCCGGTGCGGCGGACGAGGTCGAAGATCGCACCCGGGGTCCAGGTGGAGCGGTCGATGGTGACGCTCACGGACGTCGGC of Nocardioides sp. Kera G14 contains these proteins:
- a CDS encoding NUDIX hydrolase, with the translated sequence MTLRKTDIIAAGAVVFRPGSKGGEVLLVHRPRYDDWSFPKGKRDRGELAVAAAVREVEEETGLRIRLARPLASQRYRTSRGMKQVFYWIGRVRPDNVVDIDDYVPNDEIDEVAWVPVDKARRRLTYPHDRATLSEALVQPKRTETVIVVRHALSRARRTWHGDDRLRPLLATGRVQAAQLVAVLEAYGVARLVTSPSTRCVETFAPYAGAADLPMERESALTEELEDPTAIHQLVATLPGRRPVAVCSHRPVLPEVFRALGMKDPGLEKGEVVVVHLRKGVVCATERL
- the pstC gene encoding phosphate ABC transporter permease subunit PstC: MTTAPTVDSTELTAGGSYGKGDRVFSRVALASGLTILVTLAAVFIFLAIKGLPGFAADSEVYGPSSTNAWGYVGRLLFGTTLAALIALVIAVPFSFALALFITHYAPKRIATPVAYIIDLLAAVPSVVFGLWGARSLAVSSQPVQRWLDDHAGWLPFFKGPASSTGRTILVAGIVLAIMCIPIITAISREVFLQTPRLNEEAALALGATRWETIRLAVFPNARSGMIAAVMLGLGRALGETMAVAMVLSATPIVTLNLISSTNPATIASNIAANYKAEDNRIQTVLLATGLVLFLFTFLVNFSARFIASRRDAR
- the pstA gene encoding phosphate ABC transporter permease PstA produces the protein MTTSQLSPTATLGGARLPAYAIWLALIASFAVAGLLALLLGWGPVPFVLIGGLITLVVIPLWAGIVENRRAAMDRFVTAVIWAAFLVALVPLIWLLYTVIKNGVPGVNTDLLTHDMVQRLNPETGKLEVGGGLYHALIGSLMVTLGAIVISVPIGLFTAIYLTEYAGRNRIGRIITFLVDVMTGIPSIVAGLFALALFSLVFGVGTRMGLMGSIALSLLMIPTVVRSAEEMMRLVPADLREASYALGVPKWRTITKVVIPTAFAGIVTGIVLAISRVIGETAPLLVAVGTLEQVNWNLFDGRMMTLPVFIMTQYSTATPQGYQNAWSAALILIVIVMLLNLVARIISSIFAPKTKR
- the pstS gene encoding phosphate ABC transporter substrate-binding protein PstS encodes the protein MTTTSLRRVLIPGVAALAAVASLAACGSSDGDSAGDSGSGSSGLSGTVAAGGSSAQEKAQEAWRAGFGADNPDVTITYDPVGSGTGRDNFYSGAYKFAGSDSAIPDEDMSKATAACGGSDPIEVPVFVSPIDIAFNLTGISTLNLDASTIAKIFAGQIKTWNDPAITALNPDAKLPATAISPVHRSDSSGTTDNFTDYLFKASGGAWKTEHSSDWPVQTGEAAEGTSGVVGAIQDGEGTIGYADDSAVASTKLGKVSVKVGDSFVAPSADGAAAGLAASTVVDGADSQLVYDIKRDGTDASVYPVFLVSYLIACPTYDDKATADIVKGFGEFVVSETGQKAAAANALSAPLPSDVADKANAILEKIAAK
- a CDS encoding DUF3073 domain-containing protein — encoded protein: MGRGRAKAKQTKVARDLKYRTQDTDFGALARELHGGSEHPVESEQDVDYGVWSDYSEDSRD
- a CDS encoding cold-shock protein, yielding MAQGTVKWFNAEKGFGFIAQEDGGDDVFVHYSAIQTNGYKSLDENQKVEFDVTQGPKGPQAENVRAL